In the genome of Sorangium aterium, one region contains:
- a CDS encoding type I polyketide synthase, with product MSRDVDQSPMNDGIAIIGMSGRFPGAKDVDELWRNARDGVESISFFSDEELLAAGVDAASLRDPDYVKAKGVLPDIELFDAALFGVSPTEAQMMDPQHRLFLEHAFEAMESAGYSAERYGGATAVYAGCGGSSTYFLKNIHENEEIRRRVTEYQLFLANGGDFLATRVSYKLGLRGPSVAVQTACSTSLVAVCMACHGLLTYQCDMALAGGAAVSVPQRSGYLYQEGMILSPDGHCRAFDARARGTVGGSGVGVVVLKRLSDAIDAGDHIHAVIKGSAINNDGSSKVGYTAPSVEGQAEAIAQAIEAAEVSPETIGYVEAHGTGTALGDPIEIAALTRAFRAGTQRKGFCAVGSLKPNVGHLDAAAGVAGLIKAIQALKHKELPPMLHFESPNPAIDFAASPFYVNAKLSSWRAGPAPRRAGVSSFGMGGTNAHVVLEEAPPAEPSGVSRPWKLLALSAMTADALEKMTANLGERLKQDPALDLADAAYTLAVGRRAYAHRRVILCEEAGDAALSLSTLDPARVFSCREAASARPVVFMFPGQGAQHVSMAAELYRDEGAFREQLDRCADILAPALGLDLRSVLYPSEAQAESAARRLDQTAITQPALVAIEIALARLWMSWGVRPQAMIGHSIGEYAAACVAGVLTLEDALSLAAARGRMMQELPPGAMIAVALPEAEALALATDGVSLAASNGPSLSVLSGPLGAVAELERRLSERGVGARRLRTSHAFHSSMMDPVLAPFLEQVKRRRLSAPAIPYLSSVTGAWITAGEATDPGYWARHLRHTVRFADGLSRLFSDPTRALLEVGPGATLSNLARRHPGAPPGQIVQSSLSSSSASTQGSACTMEALGALWVQGVLVDWEGVYRGERRRRVPLPTYAFERQRYWVDPPAQRRGSGAAAAPLARPTIDMDVEATAIDRLEAFLEQDAKPEALPAGLRDLAHRICASHICAFLRAGGVDTSRGSKHDGRDLLTRLRITPQYEKFFAFFVKTLADDGIVGVNGDTITFLASERDVPAPAALTEELCRLYPDFRGDFGLLDYCVGSYGRALSGDMNPIEVLHPDGGADLLAPMIKNGLRFSRAPMYQALTREVLAHVLERAGGRRLKILELGGGAGHLTWPLIPCLRGRDIEYTFTDIGNYFVVNARRRAVELGIDFMRFGVLDISADAAKQGYEQGSYDIVLAFNVVHATRRLDESVGHIKELLAPGGIALLLEASHLERWHTMIWGLEEGLWYFADEDIRPHSPMLNGAGWEGVFRRQGFRGVHAFPRSGERRSASDYSLIVAQKPAEAALAGAPAEARGETPSGRDGQGGAGALVARRSLKTAYVAPRTEMERTMAEVWQHTLGIDRAGVHDNFFELGGDSLIAVQLISKLRQSLQKPLDQHSLLKSPTIASLSASLEDASTSPGPTFRAARELPKNLVELRRGGTKPPLFLVHPAGGHVYIYRELAQLLPPDQPVYAVQASGLDGASVPLFSVEEMAARYVDAVRALDPEGPYYLGGSSFGGIVAFEMAQVLRGLGRDVALLALLDAGGPGHLPSPDMEEDEVAILSYFLGAGAKLTVSPDDLRRLDPDERMRYFLEHGRQAVRLPSDFGVDELRPFLDLFKMNVKALRAYAPRPYPGRITFFRARERDSVTPNTPELAWIDLTSGGVDIHDAEGNHITMHFAPHVAPLAERLTACLGQASQM from the coding sequence ATGAGTAGAGACGTTGATCAGAGCCCAATGAATGACGGTATCGCCATCATCGGAATGTCCGGTCGATTCCCCGGCGCGAAAGACGTGGATGAGCTCTGGAGGAACGCGCGGGACGGGGTGGAGTCCATCTCGTTCTTTTCGGACGAGGAGCTCCTCGCGGCGGGGGTCGATGCCGCCTCGCTACGCGATCCGGACTATGTAAAAGCGAAGGGGGTCCTCCCGGACATCGAGCTCTTCGACGCGGCTCTCTTCGGGGTGAGCCCGACGGAGGCGCAGATGATGGACCCGCAGCACCGCCTGTTCCTGGAGCACGCCTTCGAGGCGATGGAGAGCGCGGGCTACTCCGCGGAGAGGTACGGCGGCGCGACGGCCGTCTACGCCGGGTGCGGAGGGAGCAGCACGTACTTCCTCAAGAACATTCATGAGAACGAGGAAATTCGCAGGCGCGTGACGGAATACCAGCTCTTCCTCGCGAACGGCGGCGATTTCCTCGCGACCCGGGTCTCGTACAAACTGGGCCTCCGTGGGCCGAGCGTCGCGGTCCAGACCGCGTGCTCGACGTCCCTGGTCGCCGTCTGCATGGCCTGCCACGGCCTCTTGACCTATCAATGCGATATGGCGCTCGCCGGAGGAGCCGCGGTGAGCGTCCCGCAGCGATCGGGGTATCTCTATCAGGAGGGGATGATCCTGTCCCCCGACGGGCACTGCCGCGCGTTCGACGCCAGAGCGCGCGGCACGGTGGGCGGGAGCGGCGTGGGGGTCGTCGTGTTGAAGCGGCTCTCGGACGCGATCGACGCCGGCGATCACATCCACGCCGTGATCAAGGGTTCGGCCATCAACAACGATGGATCTTCGAAGGTAGGCTACACGGCGCCGAGCGTGGAGGGCCAGGCCGAGGCCATCGCGCAGGCGATCGAGGCCGCGGAGGTCTCCCCGGAGACCATCGGCTACGTGGAGGCGCACGGCACGGGGACGGCCCTCGGGGACCCGATTGAAATTGCGGCGCTCACGAGGGCGTTCCGCGCGGGCACCCAGCGGAAGGGGTTCTGCGCCGTTGGCTCCTTGAAGCCGAACGTCGGCCATTTGGACGCGGCGGCCGGAGTAGCGGGCCTCATCAAAGCGATACAGGCGCTCAAGCACAAGGAGCTCCCGCCGATGCTTCATTTCGAGTCACCGAACCCGGCGATCGACTTCGCGGCCAGCCCGTTCTATGTCAACGCGAAGCTCTCGAGCTGGAGGGCCGGGCCGGCGCCGCGCAGGGCGGGCGTGAGCTCATTCGGCATGGGCGGCACCAACGCGCACGTCGTCCTCGAGGAGGCCCCTCCCGCGGAGCCGTCGGGCGTGTCCAGGCCCTGGAAGCTGCTCGCGTTATCGGCGATGACGGCCGACGCGCTCGAGAAGATGACGGCGAACCTCGGCGAGCGCCTGAAGCAGGATCCAGCTCTCGATCTGGCCGACGCCGCCTATACGCTCGCGGTCGGCCGGAGGGCGTACGCGCACAGGAGGGTTATTCTGTGCGAGGAGGCGGGCGACGCGGCGCTCTCCCTATCCACGCTGGATCCGGCCCGTGTCTTCTCGTGCCGGGAGGCGGCTTCGGCGCGGCCGGTCGTCTTCATGTTCCCTGGGCAGGGCGCGCAGCACGTGAGCATGGCGGCGGAGCTCTACCGCGACGAGGGCGCGTTCCGCGAGCAGCTCGATCGATGCGCAGACATCCTCGCCCCAGCGCTCGGCCTCGATCTGCGGAGCGTGCTCTATCCCAGCGAAGCGCAGGCGGAGAGCGCGGCGAGGAGGCTCGATCAGACCGCCATCACCCAGCCCGCGCTCGTGGCGATCGAGATCGCCCTGGCCCGGCTCTGGATGAGCTGGGGGGTGCGCCCCCAGGCGATGATCGGCCATAGCATCGGTGAATACGCGGCGGCGTGCGTCGCCGGCGTGCTCACCCTGGAGGACGCCCTGTCGCTCGCCGCCGCGCGAGGACGCATGATGCAGGAGCTGCCCCCTGGCGCCATGATCGCGGTCGCGCTGCCGGAGGCCGAGGCGCTGGCGCTCGCGACGGACGGTGTGTCCCTCGCGGCGTCGAACGGCCCCTCTCTCTCCGTCCTCTCGGGGCCCCTGGGCGCCGTGGCGGAGCTCGAGAGGAGGCTCTCCGAGCGAGGCGTGGGCGCGCGGCGCCTGCGCACCTCCCACGCGTTTCACTCGTCGATGATGGATCCTGTCCTCGCGCCCTTTCTTGAACAGGTGAAGCGGCGGAGGCTCTCGGCGCCCGCGATCCCCTATCTCTCCAGCGTCACGGGCGCGTGGATCACCGCGGGGGAGGCGACGGATCCGGGCTACTGGGCAAGACACCTCCGCCACACGGTGCGCTTCGCCGACGGGCTGTCGCGGCTCTTCAGCGACCCCACGCGGGCGCTGCTCGAGGTGGGTCCGGGCGCCACGTTGAGCAACCTCGCGAGGCGCCATCCAGGCGCGCCCCCGGGGCAGATCGTCCAGAGCTCGCTCAGCTCGTCGAGCGCCTCCACGCAGGGCTCGGCGTGCACCATGGAGGCGCTTGGAGCGCTGTGGGTCCAGGGGGTCCTCGTGGATTGGGAGGGTGTTTACCGCGGCGAGCGGCGCCGTCGAGTGCCATTGCCGACCTATGCTTTCGAGCGGCAGCGCTACTGGGTTGACCCTCCGGCGCAGCGGCGCGGCAGCGGCGCGGCTGCCGCGCCGCTCGCGCGGCCGACGATCGATATGGACGTGGAGGCCACCGCGATCGATCGGCTGGAGGCCTTTCTGGAGCAGGACGCGAAGCCGGAGGCGCTGCCGGCAGGGTTACGAGACCTGGCGCACAGGATATGCGCCAGCCATATCTGCGCCTTCCTCCGCGCAGGCGGCGTCGATACGAGCCGCGGCAGCAAGCACGACGGGCGGGATCTGTTGACCCGGCTCAGGATCACGCCGCAGTATGAGAAATTCTTCGCGTTTTTCGTGAAGACGCTGGCGGACGACGGGATCGTCGGCGTGAACGGCGACACGATCACGTTCCTGGCGAGCGAGCGCGACGTGCCGGCCCCGGCCGCGCTGACGGAGGAGCTCTGCCGTTTGTACCCCGATTTCCGGGGCGATTTCGGGCTCCTTGATTACTGCGTCGGCAGCTACGGGCGCGCCCTGTCGGGCGACATGAATCCCATCGAGGTGCTCCACCCCGATGGGGGCGCCGATCTCCTCGCGCCGATGATCAAGAATGGGCTCCGGTTCTCGCGCGCGCCCATGTACCAGGCTCTGACGAGGGAGGTGCTCGCCCACGTCCTGGAGAGGGCGGGCGGCCGCAGGCTGAAGATCCTCGAGCTAGGAGGCGGCGCCGGGCACCTGACCTGGCCGCTCATCCCCTGCCTGCGGGGGCGCGACATCGAATACACGTTCACTGACATCGGGAACTACTTCGTCGTCAACGCGAGGCGCCGGGCGGTCGAGCTGGGGATCGACTTCATGCGCTTCGGCGTCCTCGACATCTCGGCCGACGCGGCGAAGCAGGGGTACGAACAGGGCAGCTACGATATCGTGCTGGCGTTCAACGTCGTCCACGCGACGAGGAGGCTCGACGAGTCGGTCGGGCATATCAAGGAGCTGCTCGCGCCCGGCGGTATAGCGCTCCTCCTCGAAGCCTCGCACCTCGAGCGGTGGCATACGATGATATGGGGGCTCGAGGAGGGGCTCTGGTATTTCGCCGATGAGGACATCAGGCCACACTCCCCGATGCTGAACGGGGCGGGGTGGGAAGGCGTCTTTCGGCGGCAGGGCTTCCGGGGCGTCCACGCCTTTCCCAGGAGCGGCGAGAGGAGGAGCGCCTCGGATTATTCGTTGATCGTCGCGCAGAAGCCCGCGGAGGCGGCGCTCGCGGGCGCGCCGGCGGAGGCGCGAGGGGAGACCCCGAGCGGCCGAGACGGCCAGGGCGGCGCGGGGGCCCTCGTCGCTCGGCGCTCGCTGAAGACGGCGTACGTCGCGCCCCGGACCGAGATGGAGCGCACGATGGCCGAGGTCTGGCAGCATACGCTGGGCATCGATCGCGCAGGCGTCCACGATAACTTCTTCGAGCTCGGCGGCGACTCGCTCATCGCGGTCCAGCTCATCTCGAAGCTGCGCCAATCTCTTCAGAAGCCGCTCGACCAACACAGCTTGCTGAAGTCGCCCACCATTGCGTCGCTCTCCGCGTCGCTCGAGGACGCGAGCACGTCGCCCGGGCCGACCTTCCGCGCAGCGCGCGAGCTCCCCAAGAACCTCGTCGAGCTCCGGCGCGGCGGCACGAAGCCCCCGCTCTTCCTCGTGCACCCCGCCGGCGGGCACGTCTATATCTATCGTGAGCTGGCTCAGCTCCTCCCGCCGGATCAGCCTGTCTACGCCGTTCAGGCGTCCGGCCTCGACGGGGCGTCGGTCCCCCTCTTCAGCGTGGAGGAGATGGCGGCGCGCTATGTCGACGCGGTCCGGGCGCTCGACCCCGAGGGGCCGTATTATCTGGGTGGCTCGTCGTTCGGCGGCATCGTGGCGTTCGAAATGGCCCAGGTGCTCCGCGGCCTGGGCCGCGATGTGGCGCTCCTCGCTCTCCTCGACGCGGGCGGGCCGGGCCACTTGCCATCCCCGGATATGGAGGAGGATGAGGTGGCCATCCTATCCTACTTCCTTGGCGCAGGTGCGAAGCTCACGGTCTCGCCGGACGACCTGAGGCGGCTCGATCCGGACGAGCGCATGCGTTACTTCCTCGAGCATGGCCGTCAGGCTGTCCGATTGCCGTCGGACTTCGGTGTCGACGAGCTTCGACCGTTCTTGGACCTCTTCAAGATGAACGTGAAGGCGCTGAGGGCCTACGCTCCGAGGCCGTATCCTGGGCGCATCACCTTTTTCCGTGCTCGCGAGCGCGACTCGGTGACCCCCAACACCCCGGAGCTCGCGTGGATCGATCTCACCTCGGGGGGGGTCGACATCCACGATGCGGAAGGAAACCACATCACCATGCATTTCGCGCCGCACGTCGCACCCCTCGCCGAGCGTCTCACGGCGTGCCTCGGTCAGGCATCCCAAATGTGA